GTTATTTCAAATCGCAATTGATCCATGCCAGAAATACGCTTTGAGATTGAGTGGCCCGATGGAATCCGAGAAGTTTGCTATTCTCCTTCTTTAGTGGTACAAAAGCATTTAACTGCCCAAACCGAGTACGAGGTGGCCAATTTTATGCTGCGATCGCGCACGGCTCTGCAAGAAGGCAGCGATCGCGTGAAAGCCAAATATGGGTTTGCCTGTAGTTTGGCGTTGGGACAGTTAAAGAAGTTAGAAACCGCTTCAACTCGCTATTCCTCTGATGCTAAGGTGAAGGTCTTACAGTTTATTGAATAATAGATTAAGCGTTCAGAACTAAAAAATACAGCAGTTCCCGCTCTTATGAAGTACAGTTGACGCTCAAATAACGATAAGCCATCTCTTTTTGAGCGATCTATGGGCAGGAAAAATCGATGTGCAACAAAGCTTTGCTAATCATATCGGCTTAAATCAAATTTAAACCTTCTAGCTACCTTGGTAAGGATATTTTCTGCTCGATTGTAATCATCATTAATTAACCAACCAGTATCTGATTGATATAGACCTCGCTTAATTCGTTTTCCAGATGGCTTCCAGTTGTTTAATTCTATTTTTAAGTCTAGATGTAGGGCTTAAGACAAACTCCTGATTCACCTTATTCCCTAATTTAATTTATTGTTTTTGTCCCTCATTCTAACCCAATACTATTCTCCCGATTTTATATTTTAGACAATAATCAATGGTTATCTTTGCTGCTTTATTAATGGTATAGCAGTGAAAGAGTTGATTAGGACAGTGAGGTTATGGTTTGAGGTAAGAGGCAAGAGGCAAGAGGCAATAGAATTGGTTTATCGATTGAATCATAGTGGAATCGACGTAGATATATCCACATTTTCCAAGGCATGTAAATCGAGACAAGACCATTATTTATATCGAATATATTATCAGTTAACTCAGAAGTTGAAAAAAAGAATAAGGTAGAGTTACTGATGTTATTGACCATAGATTCGACTGTGATCACTCTCACCAGTAAACTCTTCTGGAAACAAAATTACCGTCAAGTAAAGTTACTC
The genomic region above belongs to Roseofilum reptotaenium CS-1145 and contains:
- a CDS encoding MSMEG_0570 family nitrogen starvation response protein; this encodes MPEIRFEIEWPDGIREVCYSPSLVVQKHLTAQTEYEVANFMLRSRTALQEGSDRVKAKYGFACSLALGQLKKLETASTRYSSDAKVKVLQFIE